The Salarias fasciatus chromosome 11, fSalaFa1.1, whole genome shotgun sequence genomic interval ACCAACTACGTTTGCCCGATCGCACGCTTTCATTTTGATATTGTCGCGATTGATCGCCGCATCGATTTTGCCGCTTGATCCTTTTACGCACTTTAGCCAAGATTCTGGGGGACTTTAAATACCCTTTCGGGTATCGGAAAGGTTTTGCGTTGCAGTCAGTGATACCTGTGTTTCCGCGCCGGGAgaacaaaaagataaaaaaacagaaacaagagtGTGTGTAACAGGAAACCAACGAGACCCCCGACCTCTCGTTCACTGATTTCTGTAAGATAATAGCCGCTCTGTAATGTCAACCATATGTTTATCTGCTCTGGGACACACATGGCAACTTGTTCGGCACGCGCCGGGCTGGTTTCGCGCTATAACccagctgctgttttgtttttggctttGAGCCATAAAAAATCATTTGGGCATCACTTCGCGTATTACCGTGCGACGTGAAGGAAAACATGCCCCTGTTTGTAAAGCGcgtgttttctttaaagatcGTGCAAAACAGACGGGTGGATTTGGACACGTTTTACGCGCACATTATAACAGAAATTCCACAAGCAAACGCAACTTTTAACTTTTGGGATGTTTTATTTAGGTGTTTTAACTGTGACATCTCTTGATATCCTGTTGTAATTAAAAAGAGCAATGCCGTTTTTTTAAGAAAACGTATTTACCCTTTTAAAATGTTAGTGGAATAAGTACATCTTTAGATTTAACTTAAAAATaagtttataactacagctgaCATCAGGTCGTGCGCTTATTTTTTGTCATCTCATGTTTGCTGGAGTGTCAAGTTTTGTGGAAATGACGGTTTCTAtacttgctttttttccccccctcagtTCCTGATGACAACCAACTCTCTGACCACTTGCTGCGAGTCCACCGGCAGATCCATAGCCGACTCCGGAGTAGCCGCCTCCGGACAGACGCCGGTGTACTGTCCCGTGTACGAGAGCCGGCTGCTGGCCACGGCCAGGCACGAGCTGAGCTCCGCCGCCGCGCTGGGCGTGTACGGGAGCCCCTACACCGGCGGTCAAGGCTATGGGAATTACGTTACATACGGCACGGACGCCTCCGCTTTCTACTCGCTGGTAAGCGCCACATCTGATCCCACTTGGCATTGATTTATGGAGCCGCAGGGTGCAGAGAAAAGAAGGAGCAACTactctcctccttttttttttttttttttttaaatcacccaGTGAAATGCCACCTTTCTTATTTTTGTTCGATTTACTCCTTTAAGGTCCCTGGAATTATAACAGTTGTCTCTCACTATGTCGCTTAGTTTTGGGATTCATcaatattattaaaaaacaaataaattatgtGACTGTGGTATTAActtattttttgcaaataaaataaGCTGCATTTCATAAATGTGCACACTTTGTTGATTCAGTAAAATTTCAACCATTACAACTTTCTTTATAAGTGAATGTTTAAACATGATTCAACAGAATTTATATACGTGGGcctacaatttaaaaaaaaaacctgtcccTTTCCTGTATGTTTTGCTTTAAATCTAACTGGATGCTAACAGAGACAGTGAAAATATGTAGAGCTTAACattcaaaaatacatttttaaaactgatAAGCAGTCATAGCATAATCTACCAGTACTTGAGAATCTTGAACTTTGAGTATTCAGACGAATTAACAAATGTATGTGGAAAACAGTAATTTCTAAAGTTCTCAGTTTGAGGCTGATACTGCTGTTTAATCTCTGAAATACTTTTCCAGCACTgcatatttctgttttcatggtTTGGCTTTCATggttttcatagttttttttagtACAATCATTACAACTTTAAAATAATGTGTGCTGAATTTATTGATGTTAACTTACAACAGAGGAGCTACAAAATAtttatattcttattttttttctaataccACTTGTATGTTTGCAGGGCACATTCGACACTAAAGATGCTTCAGCATCTGCGCATGCAGGAATAACCCAGGCAACAGCCTACTACCCTTATGATCCCACCCTGGGACAGTACCAGTATGACAGGTATGTATGGATATCCAGTGGTGATTGATTTTATAATGCCAATAAGTTTGAATATCGGGTTATTTAAGAGTAACTTCTTTGGTACAATGAAGTGTGAAAGTGAGGGAACAGTCAAAAACTGAACTGCTGAAACTCTTATCCAATTTGTTTTAGACAATACACCAAAAAATGTGACTAAATTTTAGGAAAAAGGTAACTCTTTAAGTATTGAGTTGCAGTGAAGGGTCAGTTTTCCGGCATTAAATCAATAATTCCCAAGAGGTCAAGGCAGTTCTCATCACATCTAGCAACATGAGGTGATCACCTTCATCTCATGACACATTTCTTCTCTGATGAGGTGAATTGCCTCAGAAGACCTGCGCCCCCTTTCATCAAAACACAAGGCCCCTTCTTTGTAGTGAAGAGCATGCCTGCCATATGGAAAGGTCTTCCCAATAATCAGATGACATCCAAATTAAGTCTGTGACATGGTGAAAATACAGGCTGTGAATGATAACTCTCCCTGACTCTGCATTTTCAGAACCGTCACCCTAAAGAAAAGCAGCACGATTGAAACTCAAAGAAAAGTGTCAGCTTATACAGTAAACTCTTGACTAAAACATGTACAATACTTAATAATTAAATGACAGTCCACATAATTCAAAGCTTAACCCTTTAGTCAAATCTAAAGATTAAAAGTGTCATCAGGTCTAAGTGCACGTATAGCAAAAGGCCTAACAGAAGTTATGGCACTAAGCTAAACAAGCAGGCCTACAGCACTACCACGTTGTCTGCACTCCTCTTTTACCTGAGGGCTCATCATTACACTCAATAAAGCAATTTTACAGTCTATTTTATCTGGGAGGGAACAACATAAGGGAAGGAAAggtgcagcgctccgctccttTTGATTCCCCCAGCAGTGCTTGACCTACTCTAAGCTATACGGGGCAATAAAGGCCTCATAAAAGCCTCCCCTGAGAGGACTTTTACAGCTCACTGCTGACTGAAAATCAACACCATGCATTTTAAATGTAGGTTTATGGTTGATATTTGcgagagacaggagaggagtGAAAGAGTCGTGGGTTTAAAAAGATTTTACTGGGTAATACATTCAAAAAggcgagagaaaaaaaagcaaatgcatGCCATGTGTAATACTCAGCATTTTAGTGTTGAAAtgaatttgtacattttcaaatgaCAGAAATAACTGAACGACTTTGGATAGGAGTGGGggagctgctggaagacttttGAACAATCAGAATAGTTTCAAGGAAGTTGCACACCACTCTGTTTACTTCAAATTTTACACTTATTAAAACATGTACGTTAGTTGTATGCTGTTTTGGAAGGCAATCACTGGTGAATAGTGTTGATATAAGGCTTATGAAACATGTCACGCAGGAAGCAGATGGCTCTTTCATGCTTTTCAGGAAATAAACTGCCATAAAGTTTGCAATCGTCATGCGACAAGGGTTACTGATCGTATTTACCCTCTCATTACCATTTTGCTTATGTTGCTCTGATTAACAGATACGGTTCCATGGATGGGGGAACAAGGCGAAAGAACGCCACGCGTGAAACTACCAGCACGCTGAAGGCCTGGCTGCAGGAGCACAGGAAGAACCCGTACCCAACTAAAGGGGAGAAGATCATGCTGGCCATCATCACCAAGATGACCCTGACGCAGGTCTCCACCTGGTTCGCCAACGCCAGGAGGAGGCTCAAGAAGGAGAACAAGATGACGTGGCCGCCCAGAAACAAgggctcagaggagaaaagaTATGATGACGATGAAGATGGGTCTCAGGAAGAGCAGATAAAGAGTGAAAATAATGATGATGGTTAGTGTCATCATGCCTTCTTCCATTGATGAATTAAAAGAAGTTTGATgcttaaatgttttaatgctTTACACTGCTGTACTTTTTACAATTTGAATTGAGtgtattttgtatttatgtTCTGGGAGTAACTTCTGTTTTTATCCTTCTTTAATGTGTTACACTGTATTTTATCACACTTTATTCATAGATAGCTTGATCCTCATGTGTAAAGCTCAATCAACTTCAGAATGATTCAGCTAAATGTAATATATATTACAAaatgagaagttttttttttttggtaatccTAACAAAccacaaaagacaaaaatgtgTATGAAACATGAAAGCTGACAAAAGCATCACATAATTGCACAAGTCATCAGATTTAAAAGATTCTTGATGGAGGCCTCAGTTAACACCAGGAACATACAGGCAGATTTATTCTTATTTAAACATTGAGGCATTCTTTTGCCTAGTTATTTAAATTAGAATATGTGATACAGGCCTAAAATATTAAATTCACTTTAGATTTTATGATAATTATTATGACAATAAGTGTATTAAAATAAGtcgtgttcttttttttcttttcttttttttttttttcttgctttaagCAATCCCTCCTCTCAGACCTGATAACATTCAGTCACATGTCCCCTGTCTTCTGCCCCTTCTCGTCCCGGCAGAGACCAGGAGCCGGCCCGATAAAGACCTCCAGCTCAGCGACCTGGACGATTTCGACACGCTGGAGTCAGAGAACTCCGAGTGCGAGCTCAAGCACCGCTaccacatgaacacacacatgtcGACAACGACGAGCGACTGTCCCCCTGAGCACCTGGTCAAGGACGCGTCCCTGAAGATCTCCATCCCCGTCTCTCTCGGAGGGGAGCAGGACTTGAACAAAAGTTGTCTCAAAACGAGCCCGGAGGACTTCCAGGCggacagcagacagcaggcgAAGGCGTGTTATAATCAGCAACAGGGGCACCAGATATTAGACGGCAAGCCTCGGATCTGGTCATTGGCCCAGACCGCGACTTCCCTGAACCAGACTGAGTACCCGTCCTGTATGCTCCGGTGCcagccgccgcccccctcctccctcaccccgTCCCCCGCCGCCACCTCACCCGTCGCCGGCCTGGACACCAGACAGGACTCTCCGGTCACGACCCTGAGAAACTGGGTGGACGGGGTTTTCCACGACCCCCTGTTCAGGCACAGCACTTTGAGCCAGGCTCTGACCAACACCACCGTCTCGTGGAGCGCGAACACCAAAGGCGCGATCctggaggcggagaggagcgcGGCGGCCTTGCAGCAGCACCAAGACTCCTCCAAAGACAGTGTCATGAGTTTCCCAAAAACTATCAACAAGCTTTTCTGCTCCTAACGAAACCAAATGACCCCTGAGTGCaaacaaagacttttttttgtgactttaagtcgggtgggggaaaaaaagcctaTCGCGTCTCCCACGATCCCTGATTATGTTCGTTTCTAAAGCAATTGTAGCCATATATACTGTTACATTGGAGTTACAGAAGTGAAACATTCGGATCAGTTTGGCTTATTTGATTCAGCGCACGCACAAAACTTATTGAAATGTATAACTTAAAAGTTTACATCTTGGGGGCTGGGGGTGGGATGAATAGACCTAAGGTTtacaggatttctttttttttttattcgggGGGGGATTTGCTTTACTATGCGCATGCAAGTGTAATTGAATATTATTTAGGTCTCAGCAGTTGAATATCActattaaaagaagaaaaataagtcTCACAGATGCACTGTTCTCctcggaggtggaggagagcgtttcaactttgttcactgaaaataaaagcagtcGGTTTCTGAAGCGCTGTGCTGTCGGGTttgtggggagaggagctgtccgtggtgctgaaatctGGACCGTCCGCCTGCACAGCAGAGACACGTGGCCTCCTTACAGGCTCTATCAGAAAGGGCCTTTCtttagtattaaaaaaaatactcctaCGATTATAGCAGGTTTATCAATCCATTCTTGGGTCAGGGAATCAAATATCTCTCAATATCTTAttttgtttaggttttttttttccgaaagcATTCACTCTGATTTAGTGACAGCAAGAAAATGAGGCATCTCAACCCCCGAGACAGAACAATATCAGTATCTAAGATCTGCCTCATTAATTCCCTCTAAACAGGCTGTAATTGGGATGTTCGCAGTCATATTTCATGTCAGCCTATTGATTTCCCCTCTCCGCTCTCTGATAATATTATCGAAGTATCTCAACATTGCGCATGACGCAGCTGTCAAAAGGGTAAGTTATTCGCAATACGTCCATTAATGGGTTCAAAACGGAGGCCCCGCCAAATAATTTGAAGTGAAGAGTTTTCCTTTTGACACTAACCCCTCAATTTCCGAGAGACCGGGGGGGGCGTGCAGAAAACAGCCTGGATGCTGATTCTCCTCTGAAAAGTGAAAGGGCTTTAAGAGAGAGGCGCTCACGTTGTCTAAAAGTGAAAAGGGCAAAGGAACTCGAATTAGTTGTTGTAGATAAAAGGGCAAAAAGAAAGGAGTCAAGGGTACTTGACAGTAATGGCGAAAGTGGAGCTCTCGAGGGACTCTGTCctgtgagagagaggggggaaaggAGCGAGGGAAGGGGGGCTTCAGTGAtgaattttaatgggaaaaagAACCAACGATTGAGATCTCGTTTCCTTTAGAGGAAAATGCTACAGTGGAcagaatggattttttttatatatatatttaaggaatgtctgtttttatttgctctTCTTAGGCCGCAAAACCTTATATGGTTTCTGTAAGTTCACAACTCGGACACAGGCGCAAAATAAAACCGCAAAAAGGCGCAAATATGGCCAGACTGCGCTCTCGGAACTTGCTGCAGACTTGTTTAGCCCGCATGCAAAATTGCGCAATTAATTTTTCATAGCTATTGATAGAAAATTAGAGCAGAGTTAAAAGTCCCCGCAGATAAGATAGCCTCgaacatttaattaatttagCATGAGGACAGATTTTATTAGACCTCTGAACCAAGTGGCTTTTATTCGAGGTAAAGCGACAGAAagactcagagagagagagagagagagagagagagagagagagagagagagagagagagagagagagagagagagagagggagcagcttTGACTAAATCATTCAGCCATGGCAAATACGAACGCACAGAGGGAGCGAGATGGTAAATTAACAGGGGCTTTTTACATAGAGACCAAATAAAACTGTAATCAGCGACGCGTTACTTTTCATTAAGCGGGTTTGACAGCAGCATATTCAGCCACTCCGACACAGGAGCGGGGGTCCAGGCTGAAATAAACTGCTCTCAAATCGAGAGTCATAAGATAATTCCTTAAGCTCCATTAACAACTCTTAGCCGCAGGAAATGGGCTCCCCCTGAAAACATCTCCAAATCTAAAAGCTTTATCGACCTGGCAAACCTCAGCTGATggcttctctgtttttttttcttcctcctcaacCCCATCCtacctctctctgtctctctctcctctctctctctctctctctctctctctccatctcaccCCTCCCATTTCCTTTTCTTCAACTTAAGGGACAGAAACGTCCAACTGAGGTAATAGACTTTGACACAACACATTAAATGGGAAATGAGAAAAGGGAGAAGAAAGGGCACTCTTAAACGCCTTTTAAACGTTACCAATTAGAGGTTTAAAACTTGAATAAGATGTAGGCCTTTGGCATATGCCTGGCTGATGGGACATTTAACTCAATGCCATTTCCCCACTTGGTTAAAACAGCACTTATCTGAACATCCTATGTCGTCTTCCTGTGAGTCGGGGGATTAATACGAGGCTTTATCTCACTTTATGAAAAATGTCCAGCCGTTCTTGTGTGACATGATTGCTGCAAgatatttctttttcctccagtGGTGATCTTGCTTTTGGcactcttcttttttaaatcttttttttttttttttttaaatacaaggTTCCTGTCAAACATACAAACGCAGACTCTCTGTTTATAGTGGTAGAAAGGCAGCAAAAGCTGACAGAGAACTCCGAACAATCAGCAGTGGTGGAGCTTCCCCAGAGAGAAAGCAAGCCACGGTCAGGTTAATACCACGGTGACCCTGAGCCATAAATATATTTACACATCATTACACATCAGCATACACACTCAAAAGGTCtgtctctcactcacacacacacacacacacacacacacacacacacacacacacacacacacagaatcactctCAAACACATTGCCACACATGCATGCGTCAAGCTTAATTGAATATTTAATCTATTCATTGACTAACATTAATATGGTGAGAATAGCAGTAATGTGATCAAAgctcaaatgaaaatgtgaagcatgaccacacacagaacacagaggGCAGTGTAgggagatcacacacacacacacacacacacacacacacacactggcctcgGCAGCCCTTTAGAGAATCAATGGATTCAGCCTTTTATTCCAATTAAAATGAAGCATACCATTATTTGGAAATGCTACACCCAAagccacaaaaacaacacagcctGTAGGTGTGTAATCACaatatttcaaaaacacattttttttttcattaggaTTAAATGACATCTAAATGTCAGTTGATGTGATCGCTTGCCATGGTTGATCTTAGCAAATTATTATAttgatgtaaaaacaaaataaatgcatgGAGCAGGGAGTTTGTCGAGTCAACAGAATTCTGTGGATGACGTTTCCTCTCTTTCGTGGTAAATGACAGATCTAAATCCAAGAGTTATTTATCTTGTCATCATTCTCCTGCCGCCCGGGTGAGGTGTAGAATATTTACCCCTCTGCTTTGAGCTCTGAAGTGCCTCCTGTTATTCTTCCTCCACTGCTTGGAGATAGGGCCtgtctgtgactgtgtgtgtttatgtatttgTGGCTGAGCTCAGAGCCCTGTTGTCAGAAGGACATGTCCGGGATGTGCCTTTAGGCCCCGCTGACTGGCCTTTATCAGTCTCATGCTGCCATCACCTCCCTGCAGTCTGTCTGCAGGTCAAGAGGTTTAAGCCAGAGGTCCATTGCTTTTCATCATTCCAGTCCTGTCTCCCCAAATGCGTAATCACTAATTCTGAGTAGAACCAAATCTTTTAGCATCACAGCATGTTTAGTGGTCTTTACTTCAAAATTAAATGGAtccaaaagcaacaaaaacttTAATCTAAAATGGTTATTTTTTTGCTATGTGCACCAATAGTTGCTCTCCACTCACAAAGTTAAGTAATCTTACCCTCTTCTGAGGTCGAAGGAAAGGTCAAGAGGATCTAATCGTGAGAAATCACGGCACACTTCAACTCTGTCCAACAGTTAAGCAGCTTCCAGACTGTTCAGGAAACACACttgtttaatttccatttatcaTGTATTAAtctttttattatcatttattgTTGCACGGTGCATACAAAGGAAAAGCTTTGATTTTAATTAAGCATTAAAAGAAATACtcataaatgaaaacataatcTGAGTTGGCAAATGGTGGCATGCTTATAGGCACTGAAACCAGACTATGACTAACATATCATTATATGTTTGCTTAGGCAAACAGCGTGTTACTCTTAGATAATCTATGAGGCTGTTGTAGAAATTCTAAATAGATCCATCTAAATGTCATTCTCTTCACTGGAAGTGTCAACAAAATTCTAAAGCATTTGTCAATATAAAAAGGCAACAATCTTAATGTTGACTTGGCTCCTCTACCAATCATTTATACTCTCGAAGAGATTTCGGAGTCATGAAATGCCAAAACTTTCCAAATTTGGTGCAAATGAATGGATCAAATGAGTCAATCCCAGAATCAGATGTATTTGCATGGCACGGGACTGTTAATGTAAAAACCATTGAAAGCCTGTCATACATGGGTATGTAGTTAcacaccacaaagaaaaaaaaaatctcacactttttttttcttttgtctacAGAACCACTAAAGCCATGTAGAAGTAATTGCTAAAGGTCAAAAGAGACTGTGTTTTACCAAGACATTTGTGTTTATCATTCAGGACAGATCAATACAATATTGTTGTTTTAAAGAACAAAAGCCAGGAGAGACTTAACACTGACCTTTGGTTCCATTTTCCATTGTGTTCAGGAGCTCTCACAAAACATACAAATGAGGCCCTGAGGTTTCTGAGGAAACAAAAGGTTTTTGAAAGTGACCGGTCGTTGTTTAACCGTGGAAAACATGGCGACATGGTTTTTTATTCAACagaactttgtctttttctgaagCGGCTTTGCTAATTCACAGAAGAAGCATaacctttcatgaatttatcATGAATTTGCATTGCTTACAGTacagttaacttttttttttgtgtcatagGAAATTTGAGTGCatctgtttgttgtgtttttagtaTTCAATTTATTTGAACCAGTGAATTTTAAACTATGCCAACTCGGCCCTGGCAAGTTTACTGATAGTTTTGACATGTGAAATACGACTGTTCTTCATAGTTCACCACACTCAGCTGTCAAGTTATGAGTGCATCTGCACAGAGACGGCAAAGAATTCACAGGTTTCAACATCAGCTGATCATAAGTGAATATGAAATCATAGTTTTTAttcccaattaaaaaaaactttagaaaTTGCACAATACTGATCAAATTTAAGTTTAATTTTAAgactttctctttttaaaatttGATCCTCTCTGCTTCACCAACAGGTTCAATGCAGATTTGAGCTCCAATTGCAACAGGAAGGACAATGAATTGCGATGGTAAAAAGTAGCAGTCAAAATAGAGACtgtaaaattgtgttttaaGTGAAAGCAATGTATTGAGTAAAGTTGAAGAATAAACAGACTATGACGATAAATCATAAGCATAATAGGTCAGACACTTGTAAATAATGAATGCAGAACAAAGTAAAAGCCTTCTGCCAGAGCTCATAAGTTGCCTTTTGTACCTGATTTCAATCAATACATCTCTCTGTAAAACATGAGCAGTTAATGAGACGTTAATCCATGTCTGTTCAGGAGGGTTTTCTCACTACCAGAAACTAAAAACTCAGTGAGTTTGTTGTCTTCTCTGTTCTTCCCTTGCAGCGTTGTTACACTTCTTATGTCAAGTGGTCCTCAACGCATTCTGGAGCAATAATTACAGATGTAAGGAGAACAGAAAATACAGATATCAGTGTGCTAAcgtggagaggaaaaaaaaaatatagcagATGAAGCTATTCAGGACAGTCGAGAAGTGTAACTTTGTGTCGATGCATATGGGGGCAAGTTGTTACTCCTGCACTTGGTGCTGTGAAAACATTTACATGCACTTTGAAAATCTAGAAATTTCCCCCGGTTTACTTTTTTACCAGGGAGCAGAATTTTCTAAAGTGTGTGCTACAT includes:
- the irx4a gene encoding iroquois-class homeodomain protein IRX-4a; the protein is MSYPQFGYPYSSAPQFLMTTNSLTTCCESTGRSIADSGVAASGQTPVYCPVYESRLLATARHELSSAAALGVYGSPYTGGQGYGNYVTYGTDASAFYSLGTFDTKDASASAHAGITQATAYYPYDPTLGQYQYDRYGSMDGGTRRKNATRETTSTLKAWLQEHRKNPYPTKGEKIMLAIITKMTLTQVSTWFANARRRLKKENKMTWPPRNKGSEEKRYDDDEDGSQEEQIKSENNDDETRSRPDKDLQLSDLDDFDTLESENSECELKHRYHMNTHMSTTTSDCPPEHLVKDASLKISIPVSLGGEQDLNKSCLKTSPEDFQADSRQQAKACYNQQQGHQILDGKPRIWSLAQTATSLNQTEYPSCMLRCQPPPPSSLTPSPAATSPVAGLDTRQDSPVTTLRNWVDGVFHDPLFRHSTLSQALTNTTVSWSANTKGAILEAERSAAALQQHQDSSKDSVMSFPKTINKLFCS